Sequence from the Paraburkholderia acidiphila genome:
CGACGAAGGGCCGTCTCACCGAGCCCGCCGATTTCGACAACATCATTCTGCGCGCGGCGTCGGGCGACGCGGCGATCGTGCGCCTCAAGGACATCGGTCATGCGGAGCTCGGGGCTAAAGACTACACGCTGCGCGGCCGGTACAACGGCAAGACGGCCACACTGCTCGCCGTGTATCAGCAGCCGGGCGCGAATGCACTGCAAGTGGCCAAGCAGGTGCGTCAGACACTCGAGCAGCTGAACAAGAGCTTTCCACCCGGCCTCAAGTATGAAGTCGCGCTCGATACAACCGAATTCGTGCATGAGTCGATCAACGAGGTGGTCCATACGCTGCGCGATGCGGTGATTCTCGTGATCATCGTGGTGTACATCTTCCTGCAGAGTTTCCGGGCGACGCTCGTGCCGCTGCTCGCCGTGCCCGTGTCGATTATCGGCGCGTTCATCGGCATGTCGGCGTTCGGCTTCTCGATCAACATGCTTACCTTGTTCGGCATGGTGCTGGCCATCGGTATCGTGGTGGACGACGCGATCGTGGTGATCGAAAACGTCGAGCGCAACATGACCGAGTTCAAGCTGCCGCCAAAGGAAGCGGCCAAACGCGCGATGGACGAAGTGAGCGGACCGGTGGTGGCGATCGTGCTGGTGCTGCTCGCGGTGTTCATACCGGTGGCGTTTCTTTCGGGCATCACAGGGCAGCTCTACAAGCAGTTCGCTGTGACGATCGCGGTCTCGGTGGTGCTTTCGGGTATCGTCGCGCTCACGCTTTCGCCCGCGCTCGCGGCCATCCTGCTCAAGCCGGGCGAGCACAAGAAGAACCGCTTTTTCCGCTGGTTCAATGAGAAGTTCGACAGCCTCACCAATGGCTATGGCAGCTGGGTGCAGACCGCGATACGACGCGTGGTGCTCTCGATCGGTCTGATCGCCGTGATGATCATCGCAACGGTCGGCCTGTTCAAACATATTCCGTCGTCATTTCTGCCCGTCGAGGATCAGGGCTATCTGTTCGGCGCGGTCGTGATGCCCGACGCGGCGAGTCTGGACCGCACAGGCGACCTCTCGAAGAAAGCGGAGGACTGGTTCGCGAAACAGCCGGCCGTGAGTTCGGTGGCGGCGCCGATCGGCTACAGCCTGATCGACTCGCAGTACAAGTCGAACGCAGGCACGCTGTTCGTCACGCTCAAGGGCTTCAAGGATCGCGGCGAGAACGGCACCGCGCAGGATCTGATCCGCGACGCCACCAAGGAATTCTCGACGTTCAAGGACGGCGTGGTCGTGCCGCTCAATCCACCGTCGATCCCAGGACTCGGCACCACGGGCGGCTTCGAGTTCTGGGCGCAAAGCACCGGCGACGGCACGTATCAGCAGCTCGAAGACAAGGTGCGCCAGATGATTGCGAAGGCGCGCCAGAACCCGGCGCTGCGCGGCGTGAATTCCACCATCAACACGAATTCGCGCCAGTTGCTCGTGGAAGTGGATCGCGAGCGTGCGGAAACGCTCGGCGTCCCGGTTCAGGATATCTACACTGCACTCCAGACGATGTTCGGCTCCTTGTACGTGAGCCAATTCCCGAAAGGCAGCCGCCTTTTCCAGGTGATCATTCAGGCCGAGCCGCAATACCGCTTGACCCCGGACGATATCCAGCAGCTCTATGTGCGCAACCGCAA
This genomic interval carries:
- a CDS encoding efflux RND transporter permease subunit; the protein is MKFSHFFIDRPIFASVLSIVLVVAGLVAMFNLPIAQFPDIAPPTITVSATYPGASADIVAQNVAAPIEQQVNGADNMMYMNSSSSSTGNMTLTVYFNIGTDPSLAQVDVQNRVNLALPFLPDSVTAQGVSVQKRSSAFMMVIAIYSPDNAYDAAYVANYANVYVLDALKRIPGANQASIFGSADYAMRVWLKPDRMAKLGITVTDVQNAIAQQNQQFSAGRLGAAPTNKPVNQTFPVTTKGRLTEPADFDNIILRAASGDAAIVRLKDIGHAELGAKDYTLRGRYNGKTATLLAVYQQPGANALQVAKQVRQTLEQLNKSFPPGLKYEVALDTTEFVHESINEVVHTLRDAVILVIIVVYIFLQSFRATLVPLLAVPVSIIGAFIGMSAFGFSINMLTLFGMVLAIGIVVDDAIVVIENVERNMTEFKLPPKEAAKRAMDEVSGPVVAIVLVLLAVFIPVAFLSGITGQLYKQFAVTIAVSVVLSGIVALTLSPALAAILLKPGEHKKNRFFRWFNEKFDSLTNGYGSWVQTAIRRVVLSIGLIAVMIIATVGLFKHIPSSFLPVEDQGYLFGAVVMPDAASLDRTGDLSKKAEDWFAKQPAVSSVAAPIGYSLIDSQYKSNAGTLFVTLKGFKDRGENGTAQDLIRDATKEFSTFKDGVVVPLNPPSIPGLGTTGGFEFWAQSTGDGTYQQLEDKVRQMIAKARQNPALRGVNSTINTNSRQLLVEVDRERAETLGVPVQDIYTALQTMFGSLYVSQFPKGSRLFQVIIQAEPQYRLTPDDIQQLYVRNRNNDMVPIKAVTTSRFVPGPDIVNRFNNFPAAKITGDAAPGHSSGEAIAAMEQIANEVLGEGYSYEWSGQAYEEKKAGSTAALVFGFALLMVFLILAAQYEKWSLPIGVLLAVPFAIFGALVGILLRGMENDVYFQIGLTVLIALAAKNAILIFEFAVEMREKENMSPYEAALHAAKLRLRPIIMTSLAFILGCVPLAIASGASAASRRSLGTGVIAGMLGATVIALFFIPMFFWGLETLSSRKKPDATPHASTPPAAPPSQEG